A DNA window from Loxodonta africana isolate mLoxAfr1 chromosome 7, mLoxAfr1.hap2, whole genome shotgun sequence contains the following coding sequences:
- the LOC100667733 gene encoding olfactory receptor 5B21 has translation MCLMHSMFSTYISFLLLYHLAIASYFHLGFTDPSSPLESLQAKYKLTSMENSTEATEFILLGLSDDPNLQIPLLLMFLFIYLITLVGNGGMIVIIYSDSHLHTPMYFFLSNLSFVDLGYSSAVAPKMVATLQSGNKVISFNGCAAQFLFFAGFATVECYLLASMAFDRHAAVCRPLHYTTTMTAGVCARLTIGSYVCGFLNASIHAADTFSLSFCGSNEIHHFFCDILPVLALSCSNTCISKLVVSFVVSFNVFFTLLVILISYLFIHFAIQRIRSAEGRKKAFFTCASHLTTVSIFYGTIIFMYLQPSSSQSMDMDKIASVFYAVVIPMLNPLNYSLRNKEVKSALWKILNKFYPQSLSVNRK, from the coding sequence ATGTGCCTTATGCATAGTATGTTCTCTACGTatattagttttcttcttttatatcatCTTGCCATAGCCTCATACTTTCATCTCGGTTTCACTGACCCTTCTTCTCCTCTTGAATCACTGCAGGCTAAATATAAGTTGACATCAATGGAGAATAGTACAGAAGCAACAGAGTTCATCCTCTTGGGATTAAGTGATGACCCCAATCTTCAGATTCCCCTCCTCCTGATGTTTTTGTTCATCTACCTCATCACTCTGGTTGGGAATGGGGGGATGATAGTGATCATCTACTCTGACTCCCACCTCCACACTCCAATGTACTTCTTCCTCAGTAACCTCTCCTTTGTAGACCTGGGTTACTCATCAGCTGTAGCTCCCAAGATGGTGGCTACATTGCAGTCAGGGAACAAAGTCATTTCTTTTAATGGATGTGCTGCTCAGTTCTTGTTCTTTGCGGGTTTTGCCACTGTCGAGTGCTATCTCCTGGCTTCCATGGCCTTTGACCGCCATGCAGCGGTATGTAGACCTCTTCATTACACCACCACCATGACAGCAGGTGTGTGTGCCCGCCTGACTATTGGCTCATACGTCTGTGGCTTCCTCAATGCCTCCATTCATGCAGCAGACACCTTCAGCCTTTCCTTCTGTGGTTCTAATgagattcatcattttttctgtgaCATCCTACCAGTCCTGGCCCTCTCATGCTCCAACACATGCATCAGCAAGTTGGTTGTCTCCTTTGTTGTGAGCTTCAATGTCTTTTTCACACTCCTGGTCATCCTCATCTCTTACCTCTTCATACACTTTGCCATTCAAAGGATACGTTCGGCTGAAGGGCGGAAGAAAGCCTTCTTCACTTGTGCTTCCCACCTCACTACAGTCTCCATCTTCTATGGCACAATCATCTTCATGTACCTGCAGCCCAGCTCCAGTCAGTCCATGGACATGGACAAAATAGCATCTGTGTTTTACGCTGTGGTGATTCCCATGCTGAACCCCTTGAACTATAGCCTTAGGAACAAAGAAGTGAAAAGTGCTCTCTGGAAAATACTCAACAAATTTTACCCTCAGTCTTTAAGTGTGAATAGGAAGTAG